The DNA region tgaaacatttatgtttgcTAGTAATGATGGAGATGTTTGCAGTGATGGTgggtgggtttttttttttttggggggggggggggggggggggaggggttgcTAGGTGGGGTGGGCtagggtggtggtggtggggtgggTCTGGGGTagggtgggtggtggtgagggggtgGTTGGGGTAAGGTAGGTGGGTAGTGAATGTTgtggggtggtggtggtgggtgggTTTGTGGAGTAGGGGTAGAGGTTAGGGTGGTGTTGGTGGTGAGTTGGGGTGGGTGGGTTGTGGGGCGGGGTGGTGGGAGTGAGGGGATGGGGGAAGATGGAGCCGGTGGTAAAAATTATCCAtacaaaatacctcttaatgatattaagactttgttcaagatcttaatgattcagaccaaataagtgcttagatcttaatgtaaacaaatgcatgtaaacaaatgcacttaatggtcTAAGGTCTggaccattcagattcagacctccattaagtgcaaacaaatgaagCCTAGTTCCAGATACTACACAAAAATATCAATTAACTGTTAGAATCATTACATTCATAAGGACAACAATGTATGAAAGAAGCTACAATTTACTGTGAGCAACTATGACAAAAGTCAAAATGCACAGAATGGCATTGACCAGTCACCAGAACTCAAAAGTAAAACATTAACACCCAATGTACGCACCTAAGTTCAGCAGATCGTTTCTCCTCCAACAACTTGCACAACTCAACCTTCAGCCAAACCACCTGCATTAAAGTCGTAATTTAAAATATGCAAAGTGAAGGTACACCAATAATGAATGACCATTAAGGCATTCACGGACTATGTGAAGCTATCTGAAAATTACTTTGATGATATCCAAACCAACAATTAATTTCAAAACAATGAAATCAAACAAGAAAGGAGTTTAATGATTGAAGGTAGGAACTTAAGGAAAACAGAGGAAAATGAAAAGATGGAGGGGAAACAAAGAGGAATAAAATGAAAAACATAAGAGGAATCGTGCGAGTGAAATGAAACTAACATTTATTTATCTGAAGTTCCACTTATCAAATGCATACGTGTTCTCAAAAGTTTAGCGGCTAATCTAGAAAAACAGGTTTTCCATGCTCATTAGTCCAACATAGCGCCAGCTAATGTCAAGAGAAGTCTCTTAACTCAGACCAGGCACGCAAGCAATACCGTATAACATATATGATATAAAAGCCAGATTGGGAAGAAAGGCAGCTGTTTAGCATTATTTTTCAAAAGACTTCTCAAGTTCACTGTGCGGCACATTTCTGATCATTCTGGAAGCAGCTTCCAGATGGCTTATTTTGAAGTAGACAAAATTACTTAAAGAGTGTAGTATCTTTAGACCACAATGCTTAACTTGAGCAATGACTATTTCAAGCTTTCACTTCCAAAAGATTTCCATACAAATTACCACAAATTTCAGTAACTTTCATTAATTGCATGGATCAATTCTAAAGTGCTCGTTTAAAACGTTCGACCAAACGATAGATGAGTGTAACACATGGTTATTAGAAGTTGATCAGGAAATGTATGCAAGTTCAAAGGACAGACTGAGATATTTAATAATTTAGGGGAAATACTACAAAAAGCTACCTGCTCTTGAAGATCTGGAACAGAATCTATTGCCACATTCCCGTTCAGGCTCATGTAAAGTTCGTCCATATTAGCAGATGCAATGTCTGTCTGAGATGCATCACTATTTGTCTCTGTATCAGCCTTTTGATCTGTTTTAGTGGCTCCTAAAATTGCAGATCCGGAATCATGCTTAAAACTGTATAATTTAGATACTAGACCCTGAGAGTCCCTCAAAACTCGAAGCCCTTTAGACCTCTCTTCCAATGCAGCCTTCACGGCTGGTCGATGCTTATTTCTTAGTACTTCTAATCTAGCTTCATTGACATTTTGATAGCCCATGCAGGCAGTCAGAACAAGTTGACTGCTATCGAAAGTCGAGCCAGCAAGCGACTGCAGTAGGGTGACTGCATCCCCAGCATCTTTTGTGGTAACTAATGCAGGTCCTGGACAAGACCAAACAAATCAATTTTGTGCAACCAAAATAGGGATATAAATTAAAGCTGCAATGAAGAAAAGAACAATTTTTCAATCCTTGTAAACTCAAAGATTACCGTATAGTTCCAACAAAGCAAGCGCTGAACGAAATAACATCACTCGATTTCCTTCAAACAGAAGCACATCCCATACTCTAAGGACTAAAACCAAGGAGGATTAATGAGAAAGGCGTCAACAAATGGTAAGATAATCAAGGCGCGAATAAGAAAATTCCGAGTGCAGTGACCTAAATTAAGCATCTGCATTCTCGGCCATTATACAGCTTAACATTTTTCATGAGAGAGAGAAACCAACCACTTTCCCATGGAAGCATGTTCATAAATATTGAGAGGAACCATGGTCCTGTAACCCATGCTACCTGCACTCCCAGGTAATCCAGATGATTAACTGCAATAAAGCATTTGTGAAGTAAGAGACCAAAAGGTAAAATTCATAATGATAACTACCAACATAACTGACAGATAATCTGAAGAAAGACGCTTGACAAAAGGAAGTCCAAGCAAAAGACATACCCAACTTTGGAAATTTCTCCCGCACCAACTCCTCAAGAACAAGTTGGTCAACCTGATAAGAGACGATCAAGCAAATAAAATCTTGAGTGATATGCTCATACTTCTAATATGCAATTGAAACATACCAAAGTAATGAAGGGCGAATGAAGAGGTAGCACTAAGTTGTAGCAAGCAAAAACCAAAACTTGCTTTACCTGAGACTCTATCATCTCTTCTGAGTAGTATCCATCAAAGTAATCATCTAAAATCCCCATCAAAGTCCTGTAAGTTTTATTATCAAAAAAATCCTGTAAGTTTCACCAACGATTTGATTCCAATGAGCTAAAGTGACAAAAAATATACGGAAACTCATTTTACATCTCCATAACAAATAACTCTGCAAGTGTGACGTGCTAAAGAATGCTAATGCTCTCTGAACTGTGAACTGAGAGTAGAAGCAACTTTTGTCTACATATATAAACGAAGACATATCCATTTGGAAAATAAGATGTAAACGAAGttaagaaaacataccaaaacgCATTTTCCTCTGGCATTAGAAGCAATAATAGACCAGCAAAGAAATTCATGGCCTGCGTTGTTAGACCAAAGGTGCAGTTTGATCAATGCCAGAGGACTATTGATTCACTTAAGGAAAAGAAATGTTTGGATGATTCTTAGATAGGTAAAGAATCAAAATTTTCACAAGGTATAAACATAACACATTGTCTACAATATTTTTTAGAAGAAAACTGAGTTTAATAATAAAGCCTAGAATGAGATGCTGGGTTTTTACACAGAAGAAGAGCAATAACACCATGTCTACAGCACCGCTTAGAACAGTCTGAGAACAATGTTGGACATACTTAAATAGATGATAAGATTCTACATTTCTCACTTATTTCAAGAATGCAACTATTCAAACAATAATTTGAATCCCAATCACAGTAATTCaacaacaattattctaacatcTTTTCTTACCCTTATCATATTTATGCAAGTAAAATTACCCTTATTGACCAGTGAGACAAAGGGAACATCGGAAAATAGTCAATGGGGATTGACACTTTAAAAGATCAAATTTGCAGCTCAACAACTCAGATACCCATGAAAGGAGAACAAGAAGATATTTAAACATGCATgtggtatttatttatttttccttttgatGACCGGGAAATCCATCAAGGGCACCAAGCCTTAGGACCAACCGCAGCATTCGGAACTCGGGGATAATGGACCTGCACCCTCTACCCTTTTCCACGTAAATACCAGGTTTAGATAGCGTTGCACAGGACTTGAACATGTGACCTAAGTCACAGGTCCCTCAACCTTTCCGCTTGAACTAAGCCCAAGGGCTTAAAGATGTAAGTGGTAATAAGCACTTGCATATGATCACTTCCTTTTTCTGATTTACAATTTTTCTAACTTCACAAAGTTTAGCTCTTTATATTGTTCATCCTTCCTTACTCATCCAGGAATTTCTCAAAAATCATCTCCACattttattttctaatatttgGTTCCTCATTAAGAATGTTGTTCTGAATCAGGTTACACCTATGTCACTGCTAACTTTTGTAAACTCTAAGCTTGATCAAGTAACCCTATTGAAAAACTAAACAGACGAGGATGAAATGGGTGCAATAACTTGATTAAAACTGCAGTTAATCCTCACTTAAATGATTCCACTTGACTTTCTTGCACAATGCAGAACTTAAAGTTTGCCACCTACTTCTTTTTAAAAGGGATACAACACAGTAATACCCACTTAATTTCAATTGAGAATAGCAATAGGAGAGCATTTGAAGGGTACAAGTGAGGAGTATCCTCATGCCTTTAGTTTCTTTTTGGTGCATCTATGAGGTTCCTAATTCTATAGATGATTGGGTGACTTcttgcaaaaaaagaaaaatactttAGCCAGGTCTCTCTATCTTTTGGTATACTACTTGATACAGGAATTTTCTCTTTAATAAACTTATTTACCTTAtctaaaaaattaatttaaaaatagcTGCAATATAGCAAGTAAAGACACAGGATCTCTGCAGTATTAGAAACTTCACCAGCTATAAAGTTGTCTCGTCTGGAAATAGATAGTTAAAGAGTAATTATTACAAAATGCTGCAGGAAAACTGGTGTTATTGATATCTTTGGCCCTGGAAGATGCTTTGGAAGACCAAAGCACCACCTAAGGTGACATATTTTAGTTGGCTAACAGCACATGGTGCATGCTTAACTCAAGAAAGGCTTCAGAAAAGAGGTTTACACCTATGCAGCAGAAGCTTTCTTTGCGAGAATTCCTCTGAAACAGTAGGTCATTTACTCTTGCACTGCTATAAAAATTGGCAGATAGGGGGTTTGTTCTTGAATGCCTTTGGGGTCTCTTCGAAAATGTCACAAACTTCCACAGGTTAATTATGCAGTTGGCAGGCACAACATGAGAAGAAGAGGAAAGCAAGATGTCGAAGACTATCACTGTCTGTATCGCATGGACATTGTGGCTTGAAAGGAACAAGAGGTGCTTATAAGGAAGAAAGGATCCTTCTCTATATGTCAAATTCACTTTTATCCAAAAATTAGTGTTTTGGTTGAAGGAAATTCTTTTAGCTGGTACATTAGATACAGATCTGTTTGAGTCTCTGGCTACATAGGACCTTCAATTTGTCCTGCTTTTGTACTGTTTTTGGTACCTCCTTGGTaccctttttttaattttttttaatttttgaaactGGTACTATTGAAGTACCTCCTTGGTACTTATGTAATAAAATTaccttaccttatcaaaaaagatAGTTAAAGAAGGAGCAATAGTATTAATTTTTTCTTCCTCCGAAAACGCAGTCTTGCTTATGGTAAAATAAAGGCCAAAATTGAATCAACAACAAACGTGTAGTGTTGGTAACCCAATTTTCTTCTGGCCTCATGGTCCAATAGAACTTCAAAGATCTTAACAAACATGACTATCTTCCCTGCAATTTTCAAAACACCTAGGGAAGAAAATGAGGAGTAAATAGAACAGCACTATGCTAACAGAATACCTGACAATAGCCGACCAAGGGATTGTGTCGAGCATAGGCTGTAAGTAAACGCCTTAAAGCATTTCTTCCATCCTCGTCTAGAGCAGGATGTCCAGGAAATGTTCGTGGTAGATCCTGCATAAAACTGCAAGATAAGATTGGACCCAAAAGGGACAAACCAGCAGTAACATAGAATACAAAAGTTACTAAAAAAGAAAAGTTGACATATAGCACATTCAATGACCTTCTCAATCTGCCCTCTCCATTTCTCAGGTATACATGCAGAGTCTATGCTTGCATTAGCAGAACTTCCGTAGTCCTCTGATTCCACACTTTTAAGCTCTGTATTATTACCAGATTTAGTGCCTAACGCAAGCAAATCTTGATAATAGGTCTCCACTCTGCGTGCCCTCACACCCACAAAGGCTTGCCAAAGCTGTTATTTAATTTTAAGCTTACGTGAATAAAGATAGTGAACTCATATTACTTTAAAGAACACAATAATAAGGAAATTTCAAAGAATTATATGTACCTCTCCCCTTAGAGCCATGGGTACTCCACCCTGAACAAGACACTCCAATTCTTCTTTCCAAGGAGGCAAAGCCTCTTGACTAGTATTAGCCAAATGGCTAACTGTATCATTTAAAGGGATGTCTTGCATGGAATCCAACTCAGATTTGTCCAAAGATTCTGATCTTTCCATATCATAGAACTCATCTTCTGAGTCCTCTTCAGATATTCCTTTCATGGATTTACTAGACTCTTCAA from Lycium barbarum isolate Lr01 chromosome 10, ASM1917538v2, whole genome shotgun sequence includes:
- the LOC132615509 gene encoding uncharacterized protein LOC132615509 isoform X1, with the protein product MKAETAVLNPPHISFDNKRDAYGFAVRPQHVQRYREYVNIYKEEEEERSDRWKDFLERQAESAKLPINGISADESSTNLGAEPIAQEVSCDAQNREDSQLESTTEKDDTLTSVERKNSQAQIWTEISPSLHAVEDLMSTRVKRKVNLAKQEQDSGSRKHLPAIEESSKSMKGISEEDSEDEFYDMERSESLDKSELDSMQDIPLNDTVSHLANTSQEALPPWKEELECLVQGGVPMALRGELWQAFVGVRARRVETYYQDLLALGTKSGNNTELKSVESEDYGSSANASIDSACIPEKWRGQIEKDLPRTFPGHPALDEDGRNALRRLLTAYARHNPLVGYCQAMNFFAGLLLLLMPEENAFWTLMGILDDYFDGYYSEEMIESQVDQLVLEELVREKFPKLVNHLDYLGVQVAWVTGPWFLSIFMNMLPWESVLRVWDVLLFEGNRVMLFRSALALLELYGPALVTTKDAGDAVTLLQSLAGSTFDSSQLVLTACMGYQNVNEARLEVLRNKHRPAVKAALEERSKGLRVLRDSQGLVSKLYSFKHDSGSAILGATKTDQKADTETNSDASQTDIASANMDELYMSLNGNVAIDSVPDLQEQVVWLKVELCKLLEEKRSAELRAEELETALMEMVKQDNRRQLSARVEQLEQEVAELRQALADKQEQENAMLQVLMRVEQEQRVTEDARRFAEQEAAAQRYASQMLQEKYEEAMGNLAEMEKRLVMAESMLEATLQYQSGQNKVLPSPRSTQKDSYPVRVNQESSPEIPARKISLLSRPFGLGWRDKNKTQGKPAEEVNDSKPVNEETSPKTQQKEMNGHQMEGKLQEV
- the LOC132615509 gene encoding uncharacterized protein LOC132615509 isoform X3, giving the protein MKAETAVLNPPHISFDNKRDAYGFAVRPQHVQRYREYVNIYKEEEEERSDRWKDFLERQAESAKLPINGISADESSTNLGAEPIAQEVSCDAQNREDSQLESTTEKDDTLTSVERKNSQAQIWTEISPSLHAVEDLMSTRVKRKVNLAKQEQDSGSRKHLPAIEESSKSMKGISEEDSEDEFYDMERSESLDKSELDSMQDIPLNDTVSHLANTSQEALPPWKEELECLVQGGVPMALRGELWQAFVGVRARRVETYYQDLLALGTKSGNNTELKSVESEDYGSSANASIDSACIPEKWRGQIEKDLPRTFPGHPALDEDGRNALRRLLTAYARHNPLVGYCQAMNFFAGLLLLLMPEENAFWTLMGILDDYFDGYYSEEMIESQVDQLVLEELVREKFPKLVNHLDYLGVQVAWVTGPWFLSIFMNMLPWESVLRVWDVLLFEGNRVMLFRSALALLELYGPALVTTKDAGDAVTLLQSLAGSTFDSSQLVLTACMGYQNVNEARLEVLRNKHRPAVKAALEERSKGLRVLRDSQGLVSKLYSFKHDSGSAILGATKTDQKADTETNSDASQTDIASANMDELYMSLNGNVAIDSVPDLQEQVVWLKVELCKLLEEKRSAELRAEELETALMEMVKQDNRRQLSARVEQLEQEVAELRQALADKQEQENAMLQVLMRVEQEQRVTEDARRFAEQEAAAQRYASQMLQEKYEEAMGNLAEMEKRLVMAESMLEATLQYQSGQNKVLPSPRSTQKDSYPVRVNQESSPEIPARKISLLSRPFGLGWRDKNKPIVVIVASIKIIERHRGSQPRKLMTASR
- the LOC132615509 gene encoding uncharacterized protein LOC132615509 isoform X2, which produces MKAETAVLNPPHISFDNKRDAYGFAVRPQHVQRYREYVNIYKEEEEERSDRWKDFLERQAESAKLPINGISADESSTNLGAEPIAQEVSCDAQNREDSQLESTTEKDDTLTSVERKNSQAQIWTEISPSLHAVEDLMSTRVKRKVNLAKQEQDSGSRKHLPAIEESSKSMKGISEEDSEDEFYDMERSESLDKSELDSMQDIPLNDTVSHLANTSQEALPPWKEELECLVQGGVPMALRGELWQAFVGVRARRVETYYQDLLALGTKSGNNTELKSVESEDYGSSANASIDSACIPEKWRGQIEKDLPRTFPGHPALDEDGRNALRRLLTAYARHNPLVGYCQAMNFFAGLLLLLMPEENAFWTLMGILDDYFDGYYSEEMIESQVDQLVLEELVREKFPKLVNHLDYLGVQVAWVTGPWFLSIFMNMLPWESVLRVWDVLLFEGNRVMLFRSALALLELYGPALVTTKDAGDAVTLLQSLAGSTFDSSQLVLTACMGYQNVNEARLEVLRNKHRPAVKAALEERSKGLRVLRDSQGLVSKLYSFKHDSGSAILGATKTDQKADTETNSDASQTDIASANMDELYMSLNGNVAIDSVPDLQEQVVWLKVELCKLLEEKRSAELRAEELETALMEMVKQDNRRQLSARVEQLEQEVAELRQALADKQEQENAMLQVLMRVEQEQRVTEDARRFAEQEAAAQRYASQMLQEKYEEAMGNLAEMEKRLVMAESMLEATLQYQSGQNKVLPSPRSTQKDSYPVRVNQESSPEIPARKISLLSRPFGLGWRDKNKGKPAEEVNDSKPVNEETSPKTQQKEMNGHQMEGKLQEV